In one window of Ruminococcus hominis DNA:
- a CDS encoding acyl-CoA carboxylase subunit beta yields the protein MSYNATGNPASRRIAAMLDQGSFVEIGGAVTARNTDFNLQTKETPSDGVITGYGVIDGNLVYVYSQDATVLKGAIGEMHAKKIANIYDMAMKMGAPVIGLVDCAGLRLQEATDALEAFGSLYHKQAMASGVVPQITAIFGMCGGGLAVVPGLTDFTFMESKEGKLFVNSPNALEGNEVSKCDTASAAYQSETAGLVDGIGTEAEILGQIRTLISMIPANNEDDASYEECTDDLNRVCSDLANAAEDTGIALATIADNNVFFETKKDYAKEMVTGFIRLNGMTVGAVANRSKVYDAEGNAESFDAVLTVDGCKKATDFINFCDAFSIPVLTLTSVTGFEATKEAEKDMARSVAKLTYAFANATVPKVNVIVGKAFGSAYVAMNSKSIGADMVFAWPTAEVGMMDATMAAKIMYEGADADTLKEKAAEYKELQSSPMSAARRGYVDAIIEAADTRKYVIGAFEMLFTKREDRPDKKHGTV from the coding sequence ATGAGCTACAATGCAACTGGAAACCCAGCAAGCAGAAGAATTGCCGCAATGCTTGATCAGGGAAGCTTTGTTGAAATCGGTGGTGCTGTAACAGCAAGAAATACAGATTTTAACTTACAGACAAAAGAAACTCCGTCTGACGGCGTTATTACCGGTTATGGAGTGATTGATGGCAATCTTGTGTATGTATACAGTCAGGATGCTACAGTGTTAAAGGGTGCTATCGGAGAGATGCATGCAAAAAAAATCGCAAATATTTATGATATGGCAATGAAGATGGGAGCACCTGTGATCGGTCTTGTAGATTGTGCAGGACTTAGACTTCAGGAAGCAACAGACGCACTAGAGGCATTTGGAAGCCTGTATCATAAACAGGCAATGGCTTCAGGTGTTGTACCACAGATCACAGCAATCTTTGGAATGTGTGGTGGCGGATTGGCAGTTGTTCCAGGACTTACAGATTTTACATTTATGGAAAGCAAAGAAGGAAAGCTTTTTGTAAATTCACCAAATGCTTTGGAAGGAAACGAAGTTTCTAAATGTGATACAGCAAGTGCTGCATATCAGAGTGAGACAGCAGGTCTTGTTGATGGAATTGGAACAGAGGCAGAAATCCTTGGACAGATCCGTACATTGATTAGCATGATCCCAGCAAATAATGAAGATGATGCTTCATATGAAGAGTGTACAGATGATCTGAACCGTGTTTGTTCTGATCTTGCAAACGCAGCAGAAGACACAGGTATTGCACTTGCAACAATCGCTGACAACAATGTATTCTTTGAGACAAAAAAAGATTATGCGAAAGAGATGGTAACAGGATTTATCCGTCTGAATGGTATGACAGTCGGAGCTGTTGCAAATCGTTCTAAAGTATATGACGCTGAAGGAAATGCAGAAAGCTTTGATGCAGTTCTTACAGTTGACGGATGCAAGAAAGCAACAGACTTCATCAACTTCTGTGATGCATTCTCTATCCCGGTACTTACATTGACAAGTGTGACAGGATTTGAGGCGACAAAAGAAGCTGAGAAAGATATGGCAAGAAGTGTTGCAAAACTCACATATGCATTTGCAAATGCAACAGTTCCAAAAGTAAACGTAATCGTAGGTAAAGCATTCGGAAGTGCTTATGTTGCAATGAATAGTAAATCAATCGGAGCAGATATGGTATTTGCATGGCCAACAGCAGAAGTTGGAATGATGGATGCAACTATGGCTGCTAAGATCATGTATGAAGGTGCTGACGCAGATACATTGAAAGAGAAAGCAGCAGAGTATAAAGAACTTCAGTCAAGTCCAATGTCTGCAGCAAGAAGAGGATATGTTGATGCAATCATCGAAGCAGCAGATACAAGAAAATATGTAATCGGAGCATTCGAGATGTTGTTCACAAAGAGAGAGGATCGTCCGGACAAAAAACACGGTACGGTTTAG
- a CDS encoding OadG family transporter subunit produces the protein MKKKFSLLGLVLILVLSLVGCGSKASEEAEYDQATMEQYADTIVTSFSNMSEENLDQFADMSDLELNLTLMQSGLPIEADDFKSMIDAWKAGLDECGTISDLGDYELTVKSSSATLTVPFKGETRDGDLEFTFDEKMNMDSITVNGHYGMAEILKKAGLNTVLGMGTVFVVLIFISFIISLFKFIPAIQNKFSKKPQAETKKEASAAAPAPVEVVPATDDSELIAVISAAIAASEGTSTDGFVVRSIKRRKSNKWS, from the coding sequence GTGAAGAAAAAATTCAGTTTATTAGGACTTGTCCTCATTTTAGTCTTGAGTCTTGTAGGATGTGGAAGCAAGGCTAGTGAAGAGGCAGAATATGATCAGGCTACGATGGAACAGTATGCTGACACAATCGTTACAAGTTTCAGTAATATGTCCGAGGAGAATCTGGATCAGTTTGCTGACATGTCAGACCTCGAATTGAATCTGACATTGATGCAGTCAGGTCTTCCAATCGAAGCAGATGATTTTAAATCTATGATTGATGCTTGGAAAGCAGGTTTGGATGAGTGCGGTACAATCTCAGATCTTGGGGATTATGAGCTGACAGTAAAGAGCAGCAGCGCTACATTGACTGTACCATTCAAAGGCGAAACAAGAGATGGTGACCTGGAATTCACATTTGACGAGAAGATGAACATGGACAGCATCACAGTCAATGGCCACTATGGCATGGCTGAGATTTTGAAAAAAGCAGGACTTAACACAGTGTTAGGTATGGGAACTGTATTTGTTGTATTGATCTTTATCTCATTTATCATTTCCCTGTTTAAATTTATTCCTGCAATTCAGAATAAGTTTAGTAAAAAACCACAGGCTGAAACAAAGAAGGAAGCTTCTGCAGCAGCACCGGCACCAGTTGAAGTGGTACCGGCAACAGATGATAGTGAGCTTATTGCTGTAATTTCAGCAGCAATCGCAGCATCAGAGGGAACTTCAACAGACGGTTTTGTTGTTCGTTCTATTAAGAGAAGAAAATCCAATAAGTGGAGTTAA
- a CDS encoding biotin/lipoyl-containing protein, with the protein MKNYTITVNGNVYDVTVEEKGAGAAPVAAAPVAATPVAAPAAAPAKAAGAGSIQVKAGAAGKVFKVEASVGQKVEAGDAVVIIEAMKMEIPVVAPEAGTVASIDVAVGDAVESGAVLATLN; encoded by the coding sequence ATGAAAAACTATACAATTACAGTAAATGGCAATGTATATGACGTAACAGTAGAAGAAAAAGGTGCAGGAGCAGCACCAGTTGCAGCAGCACCTGTAGCAGCAACACCAGTTGCAGCACCTGCAGCAGCACCAGCTAAAGCGGCAGGAGCAGGAAGCATCCAGGTTAAAGCAGGAGCAGCAGGTAAAGTATTTAAAGTAGAAGCAAGCGTTGGACAGAAAGTAGAAGCTGGTGATGCAGTAGTTATCATTGAAGCTATGAAGATGGAAATCCCAGTAGTTGCCCCAGAGGCTGGTACAGTTGCTAGTATTGATGTAGCAGTAGGAGACGCCGTAGAATCAGGAGCAGTTTTAGCTACATTAAACTAG
- a CDS encoding sodium ion-translocating decarboxylase subunit beta, with protein sequence MEYISNTLSNLVQQTAFMNLTFGNLIMIAVACVFLYLAIRHGFEPLLLVPIAFGMLLVNIYPDIMLHAEDAANGTGGLLYYFYVLDEWSILPSLIFLGVGAMTDFGPLIANPKSFLLGAAAQFGIFAAYLGAMAMGFSDKAAAAISIIGGADGPTSIFLAGKLSQTAIMGPIAVAAYSYMSLVPIIQPPIMKLLTTEKERKIKMEQLRPVSKLERILFPIIVTIVVCTILPTTAPLVGMLMLGNLFKESGVVRQLSDTASNALMYIVVILLGTSVGATTSAEAFLNWDTIKIVILGLIAFAFGTAAGVVFGKIMCKATGGKVNPLIGSAGVSAVPMAARVSQKVGAEADPTNFLLMHAMGPNVAGVIGTAVAAGTFMAIFGVK encoded by the coding sequence ATGGAATATATTTCAAATACGCTATCGAACCTCGTGCAGCAGACGGCATTTATGAATCTTACATTTGGTAACCTGATCATGATTGCAGTTGCATGTGTGTTCTTATATTTAGCAATCAGACATGGCTTTGAGCCGTTGCTGCTTGTTCCAATCGCATTTGGTATGTTGCTTGTTAATATCTATCCAGATATTATGCTTCATGCAGAAGATGCGGCAAATGGAACAGGTGGACTTCTTTATTACTTTTATGTATTAGATGAGTGGTCAATTCTTCCATCATTGATTTTCCTTGGTGTTGGAGCAATGACAGATTTCGGACCATTGATCGCTAACCCAAAGAGTTTCCTTCTTGGAGCAGCAGCACAGTTTGGTATTTTTGCAGCTTATCTTGGAGCTATGGCTATGGGATTCTCTGATAAAGCGGCAGCAGCAATTTCTATCATCGGTGGAGCTGATGGACCAACATCCATCTTCCTTGCAGGTAAATTGTCACAGACTGCAATTATGGGACCAATCGCAGTAGCAGCATATTCATATATGTCATTGGTACCAATTATCCAGCCACCAATTATGAAGCTCCTCACAACAGAGAAAGAGCGTAAAATTAAGATGGAACAGCTCCGTCCGGTATCAAAATTGGAGAGAATTTTGTTCCCAATTATTGTTACGATCGTAGTATGTACAATTCTTCCAACAACAGCTCCATTGGTTGGTATGCTGATGCTTGGTAACTTGTTCAAAGAATCAGGTGTTGTTAGACAGCTTTCTGATACAGCTTCTAACGCATTGATGTACATCGTTGTTATCTTGCTTGGTACATCAGTAGGTGCTACAACAAGTGCGGAAGCATTTTTGAACTGGGATACAATCAAAATTGTAATTCTTGGTTTGATCGCATTTGCATTTGGTACCGCAGCAGGTGTTGTCTTTGGTAAGATTATGTGTAAGGCTACAGGTGGAAAAGTAAATCCGCTGATCGGTTCAGCAGGTGTATCTGCCGTTCCTATGGCAGCACGTGTTTCTCAGAAAGTTGGTGCAGAAGCAGATCCTACAAACTTCTTGCTGATGCATGCAATGGGACCAAACGTTGCCGGAGTTATCGGTACAGCAGTTGCGGCCGGAACATTTATGGCCATCTTCGGTGTGAAGTAG
- a CDS encoding oxaloacetate decarboxylase subunit alpha produces the protein MAEVVKKPVKITETILRDAHQSLIATRMTTEQMLPIVEKMDKVGYHAVECWGGATFDASLRFLKEDPWERLRKFRDGFKNTKLQMLFRGQNILGYRPYADDVVEYFVQKSVANGIDIIRIFDCMNDIRNLQTAVTAANKEKAHAQVAMSYTLGDAYTLEYWKDLAKRIEDMGANSICVKDMAGLLVPYKATELVQALKDTVNIPIEMHTHYTSGVASMTYLKSVEAGADIIDTAISPFAMGTSQPATEVMVETFKGTEYDTGLDQTLLSEIADYFRPIRDEALDSGLLNPKNLGVNIKTLLYQVPGGMLSNLTSQLAEQGAEDKFYDVLEEVPRVRKDLGEPPLVTPSSQIVGTQAVFNVLMGERYKMATKETKDVLAGKYGKTAKPVNPEVQKKVIGEDAEIITCRPADLIPDELDTLRKECAQYIQQDEDVLTYALFPQVAIDFFKYREAQQTKVDATVADTENGAYPV, from the coding sequence ATGGCAGAAGTTGTAAAAAAACCAGTTAAAATTACAGAAACAATTCTGCGTGATGCTCATCAGTCTCTGATTGCTACAAGAATGACAACAGAGCAGATGCTGCCAATCGTAGAGAAAATGGATAAAGTCGGATACCATGCAGTAGAGTGTTGGGGAGGAGCTACATTTGATGCTTCCCTTCGTTTCTTAAAAGAAGATCCATGGGAGAGACTTCGTAAATTCAGAGATGGATTTAAAAATACAAAATTACAGATGTTATTCCGTGGACAGAATATCCTTGGATATCGTCCATATGCAGATGATGTTGTAGAATATTTCGTTCAGAAATCTGTTGCAAACGGAATTGATATCATTCGTATTTTCGATTGTATGAATGATATCCGTAACTTACAGACAGCAGTTACAGCAGCAAACAAAGAAAAAGCACATGCTCAGGTAGCAATGTCTTATACATTGGGTGATGCTTATACACTGGAATACTGGAAAGATCTTGCGAAGAGAATCGAGGATATGGGTGCAAACTCTATCTGTGTTAAAGATATGGCAGGTCTTCTTGTACCTTACAAAGCAACAGAACTTGTACAGGCATTAAAAGATACAGTAAATATTCCGATCGAGATGCATACACATTACACATCTGGTGTTGCATCAATGACATATTTGAAATCTGTAGAGGCAGGTGCTGACATTATTGATACAGCAATTTCTCCATTTGCAATGGGAACATCACAGCCGGCTACAGAGGTTATGGTAGAGACATTCAAGGGAACAGAATATGACACAGGCTTAGATCAGACATTACTTTCTGAGATTGCTGATTACTTCAGACCTATTCGTGATGAAGCGTTAGACAGTGGTCTGCTCAATCCAAAGAACCTTGGTGTAAATATCAAGACTCTTCTTTACCAGGTACCAGGCGGTATGCTTTCAAACCTGACATCACAGCTTGCTGAGCAGGGAGCAGAGGACAAGTTCTATGATGTATTGGAAGAAGTACCACGCGTACGTAAAGATCTTGGTGAGCCACCACTTGTAACACCTTCTTCACAGATTGTTGGTACACAGGCTGTATTCAATGTATTGATGGGTGAACGTTATAAAATGGCTACAAAAGAAACAAAAGATGTTCTTGCTGGAAAATATGGAAAGACTGCAAAACCAGTTAATCCAGAAGTACAGAAGAAAGTTATCGGAGAGGATGCGGAAATCATTACATGTCGTCCGGCAGATTTGATTCCAGATGAGCTTGATACACTTCGTAAAGAGTGTGCACAGTACATTCAGCAGGATGAAGATGTATTGACATATGCATTATTCCCACAGGTAGCTATTGATTTCTTTAAATACAGAGAAGCACAGCAGACAAAAGTAGATGCAACGGTTGCAGATACAGAAAATGGAGCATATCCAGTATAA
- a CDS encoding aminopeptidase P family N-terminal domain-containing protein, producing the protein MNQIADRIANFQELMKKHKIDAYIVPTADYHQSEYVGDYFKEREFLTGFTGSAGTAVVTKNSAYLWTDGRYFLQAATQLKGTGVQLMKMGEPEVPTIEEFLKAELKENEVLGFDGRTIGEQEGEQFAEIVEEKNGNIVYEYDLLGELWSNRPEMSKKPAFLLPLNYAGESVESKLTRVRKVMKEHKATMQILASLDDIDWMLNIRGDDVEYSPLLLSYAIVKMDEVELYVDAEKIDEQLKKHLQDNHVKVYAYDSIYQRVKEISENETVMVDPRQVNYALFNNIPKEVKVVKEENPIILMKAVKNDIEVENIRNAHIKDGVAHTKYMYWLKKHVGKEKITEISASDKLAAFRAEQEGYLWPSFGPISAYKEHGAIVHYSATEETDVELRPEGLLLSDTGGNYWEGSTDITRTIALGEVSAEEKRHFTTVAISMLKLAETTFLYGCTGMNLDCIAREPFWRQHLNYNHGTGHGVGYLANIHEEPQRFQWKFNQDNNHPLEEHMVITDEPGLYIEGSHGVRIENELLVKKDVSNEYGQFMKFEILTFVPIDLDAIDATIMTTEEKELLNSYHKDVYSIVSPYLNDEEKEWLKLYTREV; encoded by the coding sequence ATGAATCAGATTGCAGACAGAATTGCAAATTTCCAAGAGCTTATGAAGAAGCATAAAATAGACGCATATATTGTTCCGACAGCAGATTATCATCAGAGCGAATATGTGGGGGATTATTTTAAAGAACGCGAATTTTTAACTGGCTTTACCGGATCAGCAGGAACTGCAGTTGTAACAAAAAATAGTGCATACTTGTGGACTGATGGACGTTATTTCTTACAGGCAGCTACACAGTTAAAAGGGACAGGAGTCCAACTGATGAAGATGGGAGAACCGGAAGTTCCTACAATTGAGGAGTTTTTAAAAGCAGAATTAAAAGAAAATGAAGTTCTCGGATTTGACGGAAGAACCATTGGGGAACAAGAAGGTGAACAGTTTGCTGAAATCGTAGAAGAAAAGAATGGAAATATTGTATATGAATATGATTTGTTAGGAGAACTTTGGAGTAATCGACCAGAGATGTCAAAGAAACCAGCATTTTTACTTCCGTTGAATTACGCAGGCGAAAGTGTAGAATCAAAACTTACAAGAGTACGTAAGGTGATGAAAGAACACAAGGCAACAATGCAGATTCTGGCAAGCCTGGATGATATTGATTGGATGCTTAATATACGTGGTGATGATGTAGAATATTCTCCATTGTTGTTAAGTTATGCAATTGTTAAAATGGACGAAGTGGAATTGTATGTAGATGCGGAAAAAATAGATGAGCAACTAAAAAAGCATTTACAAGATAACCATGTAAAAGTATATGCATATGATTCTATTTATCAGAGAGTGAAAGAAATATCTGAAAACGAGACTGTAATGGTAGATCCAAGACAGGTGAATTATGCTTTGTTTAATAACATTCCAAAGGAAGTTAAAGTTGTAAAAGAAGAAAATCCAATTATTCTAATGAAGGCGGTTAAGAACGATATAGAAGTTGAGAATATTCGAAATGCACATATAAAAGATGGAGTGGCTCATACAAAATACATGTATTGGCTGAAAAAACATGTCGGAAAAGAAAAGATTACAGAAATTAGTGCTTCAGATAAACTGGCAGCCTTTCGTGCAGAGCAGGAAGGATATTTGTGGCCAAGTTTTGGACCAATCAGTGCATATAAAGAGCATGGTGCAATCGTTCATTATTCTGCAACAGAGGAAACTGATGTGGAATTAAGACCAGAAGGATTGCTGCTTAGTGATACAGGCGGAAACTATTGGGAAGGATCGACAGATATTACGAGAACAATAGCTCTTGGAGAGGTGTCGGCTGAGGAAAAACGTCATTTCACAACAGTGGCAATTAGTATGCTGAAATTGGCTGAAACTACATTTTTGTATGGTTGTACAGGAATGAATCTTGATTGTATTGCACGTGAACCATTCTGGCGTCAACATTTAAACTATAATCATGGAACAGGACATGGAGTTGGATATTTAGCAAACATTCATGAGGAACCACAGCGCTTCCAATGGAAGTTCAATCAAGACAACAATCATCCGTTAGAAGAGCACATGGTGATTACAGATGAGCCGGGATTGTATATTGAAGGCTCTCATGGTGTGCGAATTGAAAATGAATTGCTGGTAAAGAAAGATGTGTCAAATGAATATGGTCAGTTTATGAAATTTGAGATCTTGACTTTTGTTCCAATCGATCTGGATGCGATTGATGCAACAATTATGACAACAGAAGAAAAAGAACTGTTAAATTCATATCATAAAGATGTTTATAGTATAGTTTCTCCGTATTTAAACGATGAAGAAAAAGAATGGCTTAAGCTTTATACAAGAGAAGTTTAA
- a CDS encoding MurR/RpiR family transcriptional regulator, translating into MRIEEKYRDLSKGQKRVAEYVLDNYDKAVFLTAARLGEVVGVSESTVVRFATQLGYKGYPEFQKALEELVRNRLNSIQRMKVTYGRISQSQILETVLQSDIEKIKQTLNGIDHSAFNQAIDTILNARKIYVLGIRSCAPLAAFMSFYLNLLCDNVIAVNTNSSSEIFEQLIRIGEEDVIIGISFPRYSQRTLKALEFASKRKAKIITLTDSVHSPINIYSSCNLIARSDMASIVDSLVAPLSVVNALIVALCMKKQEEVIGTLETLEQIWGEYQVYSGDELNRIEDNSEV; encoded by the coding sequence ATGAGAATAGAGGAAAAATATCGAGATCTCAGTAAAGGACAGAAACGTGTGGCGGAATATGTGCTGGATAATTATGATAAAGCAGTATTTTTGACTGCTGCGAGATTAGGAGAAGTAGTAGGTGTCAGCGAATCTACAGTGGTGCGTTTTGCAACACAGCTTGGATATAAAGGGTATCCGGAATTTCAAAAAGCATTAGAAGAACTGGTGAGGAACAGATTGAATTCTATTCAACGAATGAAAGTGACATATGGAAGAATTAGTCAGTCTCAAATCTTAGAAACGGTGCTTCAATCAGATATTGAAAAAATAAAACAGACATTGAATGGAATTGATCATTCAGCCTTCAATCAAGCGATTGATACTATTTTAAATGCAAGAAAAATATATGTGCTTGGGATTCGAAGTTGTGCACCATTGGCAGCTTTTATGAGTTTCTATTTGAATTTACTTTGTGATAATGTAATTGCGGTAAATACAAACAGTTCAAGTGAGATTTTTGAACAGCTGATTCGAATTGGAGAAGAAGATGTGATCATAGGGATTAGTTTTCCTAGATATTCTCAAAGAACATTGAAAGCATTGGAATTTGCCAGTAAACGCAAAGCAAAAATTATTACATTGACGGACAGTGTCCATTCACCGATAAATATATATTCTTCATGTAATCTGATCGCACGAAGTGATATGGCATCAATTGTAGATTCCCTGGTAGCACCATTGAGTGTAGTGAATGCATTGATAGTTGCATTATGTATGAAAAAACAGGAAGAAGTAATAGGGACACTTGAGACATTAGAACAAATTTGGGGTGAATACCAAGTTTACAGTGGAGATGAACTGAATCGTATCGAGGATAATTCTGAAGTGTAA
- a CDS encoding NAD(P)/FAD-dependent oxidoreductase, translating into MSKVIVIGGGAAGAVAAIFAARNGHRVELFEKNEKIGKKLFITGKGRCNVTNAGDMDALFDAVKSNPKFLYSAFYSFTNEQAMDFFEELGVRLKVERGNRVFPESDHSSDIIHALKHELERLGVEIHFCTEVKDVLVEHEKFTGVVLKNGKKVSGDACVVATGGISYASTGSTGDGYRFAEKTGHKVTELYPSLVPMEVKEWYAKELQGLSLRNVRGTILDGKKKLYDEFGEMLFTHYGVSGPIIISASSVVGKKLQDKELTLQIDLKPALSREQLDQRVLRDFEENKNKQFKNAVDKLFPAKLKPIMIELSGISPEKKVNEISKEERLCFVDLIKNFKMTLTGLRSYNEAIITKGGVSVKDIDPGTMESKKVSGLYFAGEVLDLDALTGGFNLQIAWSTGYLAGISIQ; encoded by the coding sequence ATGAGTAAAGTAATAGTTATAGGAGGAGGAGCAGCCGGAGCTGTTGCGGCAATTTTTGCGGCAAGAAACGGACATCGGGTAGAACTCTTTGAGAAAAATGAAAAAATTGGAAAAAAGTTATTCATAACTGGAAAAGGCCGCTGTAATGTAACAAATGCAGGAGATATGGATGCGCTATTTGATGCAGTAAAGAGTAATCCAAAATTTTTATACAGTGCTTTTTATAGCTTTACCAATGAACAGGCAATGGATTTTTTTGAAGAATTGGGTGTTCGTTTAAAAGTGGAAAGAGGAAACAGAGTCTTTCCGGAGTCAGACCATTCGTCTGATATTATTCATGCATTGAAGCATGAATTAGAGCGATTAGGTGTAGAAATACATTTTTGTACGGAAGTAAAAGATGTGCTGGTGGAACATGAAAAGTTTACAGGCGTTGTTTTGAAAAATGGGAAGAAAGTTTCTGGAGATGCCTGTGTTGTTGCAACAGGAGGAATTTCTTATGCATCTACAGGGTCTACGGGGGATGGATATCGTTTCGCAGAAAAAACAGGGCATAAGGTAACGGAATTATATCCATCACTTGTGCCTATGGAAGTAAAAGAATGGTATGCAAAGGAATTGCAAGGATTATCCCTTCGAAATGTCCGGGGAACCATTTTGGATGGCAAGAAGAAATTATATGATGAATTTGGCGAGATGCTATTTACACATTATGGCGTCAGCGGTCCAATCATCATCAGTGCAAGCAGTGTTGTTGGGAAAAAATTGCAAGATAAAGAACTTACACTGCAGATTGATTTGAAACCGGCACTAAGCAGAGAACAACTAGACCAGAGAGTTTTAAGGGATTTTGAAGAAAATAAAAACAAACAATTTAAAAACGCAGTAGATAAGTTGTTTCCGGCAAAACTTAAACCTATTATGATAGAGCTAAGTGGAATTTCGCCAGAGAAGAAAGTAAATGAAATTTCAAAGGAAGAGAGACTTTGCTTTGTTGATCTGATAAAGAATTTTAAAATGACATTAACAGGATTGCGTAGCTATAATGAAGCAATTATCACAAAAGGTGGAGTAAGCGTGAAGGATATTGATCCTGGAACGATGGAATCGAAGAAAGTTTCGGGATTGTATTTTGCCGGAGAGGTATTAGATCTTGATGCATTGACAGGTGGATTTAATTTGCAGATTGCCTGGTCTACAGGATATTTGGCAGGAATTTCGATACAATAA
- the cmk gene encoding (d)CMP kinase produces MGYNVAIDGPAGAGKSTIAKLVAKEKGYIYVDTGAMYRGLAIHFIKKGIKAEDIKGIVEACKDAEVSIVYENDVQQIYLNGENVTAMLRTEEVGNMASKTSAIPAVREKLLELQRTLAREKDVIMDGRDIGTNILPNADVKIYLTASVETRATRRYKELLEKGENCVYEEIAQDIKERDERDMNREIAPLKQAEDAILVDSSEMTIDEVVKTICNYCK; encoded by the coding sequence ATGGGATATAATGTAGCAATTGACGGCCCGGCAGGAGCAGGAAAAAGTACGATTGCAAAGCTGGTTGCAAAAGAAAAAGGATATATTTATGTAGATACTGGTGCAATGTACAGAGGGCTTGCAATTCATTTTATAAAAAAAGGAATTAAAGCAGAAGATATAAAAGGAATCGTGGAAGCCTGCAAAGATGCAGAAGTGAGTATCGTTTATGAAAACGATGTACAGCAGATATATTTGAATGGTGAAAATGTAACAGCTATGCTTCGAACGGAAGAAGTTGGTAATATGGCTTCTAAAACATCGGCAATTCCGGCAGTACGCGAGAAATTATTAGAACTTCAAAGAACACTGGCAAGAGAAAAAGATGTTATTATGGATGGCCGTGACATTGGCACAAATATTCTGCCGAATGCAGATGTGAAAATTTATCTGACAGCGAGCGTTGAAACAAGAGCAACACGCAGGTACAAAGAACTTCTGGAAAAAGGAGAAAACTGTGTGTATGAAGAAATCGCGCAAGACATCAAGGAACGAGATGAACGCGATATGAATCGAGAGATTGCTCCGTTAAAACAGGCAGAAGATGCTATTTTAGTAGATAGTTCAGAAATGACAATAGATGAAGTTGTAAAAACAATCTGCAACTATTGTAAATAG
- the ispH gene encoding 4-hydroxy-3-methylbut-2-enyl diphosphate reductase, with protein MEVIRAKTAGFCFGVKRAVDTVYEQLEKASESTTIYTYGPIIHNEEVVKDMKQKGVIVLQSEAELDALTEGTVIIRSHGVEKAIYDKLNAKGIKIVDATCPFVKKIHNIVQKESTNGNYIIIVGNPQHPEVEGIRGWAGIKAVVVQTKEDIDKLTIPENEKVCVVSQTTFNYNKFKELVEIILKKSYDVSVLNTICNATKERQTEAQRIAEEVDAMIVIGDKHSSNTQKLFEICKNACKDTYYIQTLDDLDMNQLGSVETVGITAGASTPNNIIEEVQNNVRIIF; from the coding sequence ATGGAAGTGATTCGTGCAAAAACCGCAGGATTTTGCTTTGGTGTAAAACGCGCAGTAGATACCGTATATGAACAATTAGAAAAGGCTTCGGAAAGTACAACGATATACACATATGGTCCGATCATTCATAATGAAGAAGTTGTAAAAGATATGAAACAAAAAGGAGTTATCGTACTTCAAAGTGAAGCAGAACTGGATGCGTTGACAGAAGGAACGGTGATTATTCGTTCACACGGAGTGGAGAAAGCGATTTATGACAAGTTAAATGCGAAAGGAATTAAGATTGTAGATGCAACCTGCCCTTTTGTGAAAAAGATCCATAATATTGTACAAAAAGAAAGCACAAACGGAAATTATATTATTATAGTAGGAAACCCACAGCATCCGGAAGTAGAGGGGATTCGTGGCTGGGCTGGTATAAAAGCTGTGGTGGTACAAACGAAAGAAGATATAGACAAGTTGACAATTCCGGAAAATGAAAAGGTCTGTGTTGTTTCTCAAACGACATTTAATTACAATAAATTTAAAGAATTAGTTGAAATTATTTTAAAAAAGAGTTATGATGTAAGTGTTTTAAATACAATCTGTAATGCTACAAAGGAGCGCCAGACAGAGGCACAACGCATTGCAGAAGAGGTGGATGCTATGATCGTGATTGGTGATAAACATAGTTCCAATACCCAGAAGTTATTTGAAATATGCAAAAACGCATGTAAAGATACGTACTACATACAGACACTTGACGATTTGGATATGAATCAATTAGGGTCAGTGGAAACAGTAGGTATTACAGCAGGGGCATCCACGCCCAACAATATAATTGAGGAGGTTCAAAATAATGTCAGAATTATCTTTTGA